The Ooceraea biroi isolate clonal line C1 chromosome 1, Obir_v5.4, whole genome shotgun sequence genome has a window encoding:
- the LOC105278479 gene encoding GMP reductase 1 encodes MPNIINDIKLDFKDVLLRPKRSTLKSRSDVDLFREITFRNSKQTYRGIPVMASNMDTVGTFEMAKALSKHGLFTTVHKYYTADEWKDFASLNPDCIKNVAASSGTGNEDYERLASILEVVPDLSFICLDVANGYSQHFVEYVRKVRARYPSHTIIAGNVVTGEMVEELILSGADIIKVGIGPGSVCTTRMKTGVGYPQLSAVIECADAAHGLKGHIIADGGCTCPGDLAKAFGAGADFVMAGGIFAGHEECGGEIIEKNGKKFKLFYGMASSTAMKKHAGGVADYRSSEGKTVEVPYKGLIENTVLDILGGLRSACTYTGAARLRELPRRATFIRCTQQLNPMYGPPPEI; translated from the exons ATGCCgaacataataaatgacatAAAGCTGGACTTTAAGGACGTGCTGCTGCGTCCGAAGCGGAGCACGCTGAAGAGCAGATCTGAC GTAGATCTCTTTAGGGAAATCACTTTTCGCAATTCTAAACAAACATACAGAGGGATTCCTGTAATGGCCTCTAATATGGACACTGTTGGAACATTTGAAATGGCAAAGGCTTTATCAAAG caTGGCCTTTTCACCACggttcataaatattatactgcAGATGAATGGAAAGACTTCGCTTCGCTAAATCCCGATTGCATAAAAAATGTAGCAGCGAGTTCGGGCACGGGAAACGAGGATTACGAACGGCTCGCGAGCATCCTAGAAGTCGTGCCGGACTTGTCTTTTATATGCCTGGACGTAGCAAATGGCTACTCGCAACACTTTGTCGAATACGTGAGAAAAGTAAGAGCACGGTACCCGAGTCACACGATAATC GCAGGAAATGTTGTGACAGGAGAAATGGTGGAGGAACTGATACTCTCCGGCGCGGATATAATCAAAGTAGGGATCGGTCCGGGTTCCGTGTGCACCACGCGGATGAAGACCGGCGTGGGCTATCCGCAGTTGAGCGCCGTGATTGAATGCGCGGACGCCGCTCACGGCTTGAAGGGCCACATTATTGCC GACGGTGGATGTACCTGCCCAGGAGACCTGGCGAAGGCGTTCGGTGCTGGCGCGGACTTCGTCATGGCAGGCGGGATATTTGCGGGTCACGAAGAGTGCGGTGGCGAAATTATAGAGAAGAACGGCAAGAAGTTCAAGCTGTTCTACGGCATGGCTTCCAGTACAGCCATGAAGAAGCACGCTGGCGGCGTCGCGGACTACAG ATCTTCCGAAGGGAAAACTGTCGAAGTGCCTTACAAAGGTTTGATCGAGAACACCGTGCTGGACATACTAGGCGGCTTGAGATCCGCGTGCACTTACACGGGGGCCGCACGTTTGCGCGAGCTACCGCGACGGGCGACGTTCATACGCTGCACGCAACAATTAAATCCTATGTACGGTCCGCCGCCAGAGATATAA
- the LOC105278476 gene encoding RING finger protein 121, with protein MDIQHLHQMPNKSEAELLPEEKWRVEHIKMHEQHQGHESMHAEMLFVLLITLTLAQIILFEWKKRHFKSYQLVTLIALWIIPFGISLKNHWWRFIFLWLLSSCITSLVVRKAIERPIEGTTPRLVYKWFYFIHKLSYVLGIIGYMLIIFTFMGINILFDVKPHIWMDWGTLLTFYGLYFGLLGRDIAEICADTMASHIGYYTPGSIPTRVLEPNVCAVCGNKLLVSELEEGVIENTYKLSCEHVFHEFCIRGWCIIGKKQTCPYCKEKVDLKKMFCNPWQRPHVLYGQLLDWLRWLVAWQPLILFIVQGINWSLGLE; from the exons ATGGACATACAGCATTTGCACCAAATGCCAAATAAA aGCGAAGCAGAGTTATTGCCAGAGGAAAAATGGAG AGTAGAGCACATAAAGATGCACGAACAGCATCAAGGGCACGAGTCCATGCACGCAGAGATGCTGTTTGTATTGTTGATAACATTGACGCTGGCGCAAATCATATTATTTGAATGGAAAAAGAGGCACTTTAAATCATATCAA CTTGTAACACTAATAGCACTGTGGATTATCCCGTTTGGGATAAGTTTGAAGAATCACTGGTGGAGATTCATATTTCTATGGCTCCTATCGTCGTGCATAACGAGTCTAGTAGTAAGAAAAGCTATTGAAAGACCAATAGAAGGTACAACACCTAG GCTAGTGTACAAATGgttttatttcattcataAGCTCAGCTACGTACTGGGCATAATCGGTtacatgttaataatattcacgTTCATgggtataaatatattgttcgACGTTAAGCCACACATCTGGATGGACTGGGGCACACTGCTCACATTTTACGGTCTTTACTTCGGACTGTTGGGCAGAGACATCGCCGAGATATGCGCTGACACAATGGCGTCACATATCGGG TATTACACTCCGGGCAGTATCCCGACGAGAGTTCTGGAGCCGAACGTTTGTGCAGTATGCGGAAACAAGCTCCTGGTATCCGAGCTCGAGGAGGGCGTGATCGAGAACACGTACAAGCTCTCGTGTGAACACGTTTTTCACGAATTTTGCATCAGGGGCTGGTGCATCATAGGAAAGAAACAGACTTGCCCTTACTGCAAGGAAAAGGTCGACTTGAAAAAGATGTTTTGCAATCC ATGGCAACGACCGCACGTGTTGTACGGCCAATTGCTGGATTGGCTGAGGTGGCTAGTCGCTTGGCAGCCTTTAATTTTGTTCATAGTTCAAGGCATCAATTGGTCTCTGGGTCTGGAGTAA
- the LOC105278477 gene encoding zinc finger Y-chromosomal protein 2 isoform X2, which produces MVDAVPRTQEPMQNMAERCRICLVNHGCMTSMHDEHVESKLKDLTKCTCIDIKHEENLPSVVCHVCLYKLDMWSEFKERFIQFNKILLEQLEIVETSDNTTKELSKDETHLPENTKRKRTSDSRSNVSDNEKKSKVNIPSSDMINIDKCETDYVILDTISISDDEENSMLSKDPSHVLNVPNKDKLKNAENGSANHTDGKLSSSPMRARLLPVRRGRNIERRKASTKRWVERKKALLAATGEKVSDTDSIASDDAQLSPVQKARAKTNAEKEAERQKRIAKVLKNLETNLTEKYTVIPELDTDSDARKTRLHKDSSALRQSNKNSLKQNEEKNGVERDRSSTLESSMEKENSPVTLRGKNISKEAKKSKTVDEAFVPQSLKSELVIGDTTYIVTSTLILADSPYFSKEMLNNLTKDPKSFNPDDSSQEKNTDIIDAVQLRRIHPVVSNVKNKKFIERCLNIDVEGNELAVLKRVQVELADFVEKEMKQKLFGTNDGTGKGDGRIDSADSFQKLDQKLKSIIERAIKKNIEATMLRDAADAACSQTSTKLSPTTVKSAATSPVYQPKVVVKRLDIAKEGKQYKINNAHALKKATPKSKLAGPFSAIYRKRQSVLPIRYNDYNTSALDSNSDSEDLIIRNVPKATNPRTYAAAKQADNSQNSAVKRTEAASVSVKVADKTVTPVLLSFVQDSVKEQKSEHEDTNKIEGAIAENHICGVCGLTFNSRKNVEAHVRTHKAIVLQSENATTPRQNKQKMMRCKRCHEIVEARYVKAHVCKTAMEFHKCFVCNSTFRTEKLLARHLNSHDQSEFNLTNAIGNKRQSSDADSPQKLVTSAMPQTDEDQRTETAAKSQNAFAGKNDQVQSSKFGGNAKLDGNAVQKPKETYTCFVCDKIFTDEEVLKDHLQKHCDDLSEDEQSTNKEQYQCAICGDTLESDQALEEHVGKHLFDDEDDNPNLISVNQDNDKTAKEVETYHCGQCSEMFDSEMLLEIHMQAHEEDVAIAEWEKQTMKIYQYQCMLCEELFDTEAELAEHLDVHNGNAQVCQLCDKPFRTLEDLQQHVATH; this is translated from the exons ATGGTGGACGCTGTGCCAAGGACGCAAGAGCCGATGCAGAACATGGCCGAGCGCTGTAGGATCTGCTTGGTCAATCACGGCTGCATGACGAGCATGCACGACGAGCATGTGGAGAGCAAGTTGAAAGATCTGACGAAATGCACGTGTATCGAC ATCAAGCACGAGGAGAACTTGCCCAGCGTCGTGTGCCACGTCTGCTTATATAAGCTGGACATGTGGAGCGAATTCAAGGAACGGTTTATACAATTCAATAAGATCCTTTTGGAGCAACTGGAGATTGTAGAGACATCTGATAATACT acCAAGGAACTTTCGAAAGATGAGACACATTTGCCAGAAAACACGAAAAGGAAACGTACGAGTGACAGTAGGAGTAATGTCTCTGATAATGAAAAG AAATCCAAGGTAAATATACCTTCCTCAGATATGATAAATATCGACAAATGTGAAACGGACTATGTTATATTGGATACCATAAGCATATCAGATGACGAGGAAAACTCAATGTTGTCCAAAGATCCCTCACACGTGCTCAATGTTCCTAATAAAGACAAACTGAAGAATGCTGAAAACGGCAGTGCTAATCACACGGACGGTAAACTGTCCTCGAGTCCAATGAGAGCCAGATTGCTGCCAGTGAGACGTGGCAGGAACATCGAGCGAAGAAAGGCATCTACGAAACGTTGGGTAGAAAGGAAGAAGGCGCTGCTGGCTGCGACGGGGGAAAAGGTGTCGGACACTGATTCCATAGCGTCCGATGATGCCCAGTTGTCGCCCGTGCAGAAGGCCCGAGCGAAGACGAACGCGGAGAAGGAAGCGGAGAGGCAAAAGAGGATCGCCAAGGTGCTGAAAAATCTCGAGACGAATCTTACGGAGAAATACACGGTGATTCCAGAGTTAGATACGGATTCCGACGCGCGCAAAACGAGATTGCACAAGGACTCGAGCGCTCTGCGACAGAGTAACAAGAACTCGTTGAAACAGAACGAGGAGAAGAACGGCGTTGAGAGAGACAGATCGAGCACCCTCGAGAGCTCGATGGAGAAGGAGAACTCACCAGTTACATTAAGGGGAAAGAACATTTCGAAGGAGGCGAAGAAATCGAAGACCGTCGACGAAGCGTTCGTGCCGCAGTCGCTGAAATCGGAGCTGGTGATCGGCGACACCACGTACATCGTAACGTCAACGTTGATACTCGCGGATTCACCGTATTTTAGTAAAGAGATGCTGAACAATCTCACGAAGGATCCCAAGAGCTTCAATCCTGATGATAGCAGTCAGGAGAAGAATACCGACATCATCGACGCGGTACAGTTGCGACGGATACATCCTGTCGTGTCCAACGTGAAAAACAAGAAATTCATCGAGAGATGCTTGAACATCGATGTGGAGGGCAATGAATTGGCGGTGCTGAAACGCGTGCAAGTCGAATTGGCCGACTTTGTCGAGAAAGAAATGAAGCAGAAGCTGTTCGGTACGAATGACGGCACTGGGAAAGGCGACGGTAGAATCGACAGCGCAGACTCTTTCCAGAAACTCGATCAGAAGTTGAAGAGCATAATAGAGAGAGCGATAAAGAAGAACATTGAGGCCACTATGTTGAGAGATGCGGCTGACGCAGCATGCAGTCAGACATCTACGAAGTTGTCACCGACAACCGTGAAGTCTGCTGCAACCTCACCCGTGTACCAGCCGAAGGTCGTAGTGAAACGCTTGGACATCGCGAAGGAGGGCAAGCAATACAAGATCAATAATGCACACGCGTTGAAGAAAGCCACGCCGAAGAGTAAACTCGCGGGACCGTTCAGTGCTATCTATCGTAAACGCCAAAGCGTACTTCCGATTCGTTACAACGACTACAACACATCCGCCTTGGATTCTAATTCTGATTCGGAGGACTTGATCATCCGAAACGTACCAAAAGCTACGAATCCGAGGACGTACGCGGCGGCGAAACAAGCGGACAACAGTCAGAACAGCGCCGTGAAGAGGACAGAAGCTGCTAGTGTGAGCGTTAAAGTCGCGGATAAAACTGTTACGCCGGTGCTCCTTTCCTTCGTGCAGGATTCAGtaaaagaacagaaatcaGAACACGAAGATACCAACAAGATAGAGGGTGCCATAGCCGAGAATCACATTTGCGGTGTGTGTGGACTGACATTTAACAGTCGCAAGAACGTGGAGGCGCACGTTCGCACGCACAAAGCGATCGTGCTACAGAGCGAGAATGCTACGACGCCACGGCAGAACAAGCAGAAAATGATGCGCTGCAAAAGATGCCACGAGATAGTTGAGGCACGTTACGTGAAGGCGCACGTATGCAAGACGGCGATGGAGTTCCACAAGTGTTTCGTGTGCAACTCTACGTTCCGTACTGAGAAGCTTCTCGCGCGTCACTTGAACAGCCACGATCAGTCGGAATTTAATCTTACGAATGCGATCGGCAACAAGAGGCAGTCGTCCGACGCCGACAGTCCGCAGAAGCTGGTCACATCCGCGATGCCGCAGACAGATGAGGATCAAAGAACTGAAACTGCGGCGAAATCGCAGAATGCCTTCGCCGGGAAGAACGACCAGGTTCAGTCGAGCAAATTCGGCGGGAACGCGAAGCTCGATGGCAACGCTGTGCAGAAGCCCAAAGAAACGTACACTTGTTTCGTGTGCGACAAGATCTTCACAGACGAGGAGGTGCTGAAAGATCACTTGCAGAAGCATTGCGACGACCTGAGCGAAGATGAGCAGAGCACCAACAAGGAGCAGTACCAATGTGCCATTTGCGGTGATACGTTGGAGTCGGATCAAGCGTTGGAGGAGCACGTCGGCAAGCACTTGTTCGATGACGAGGATGATAATCCTAATCTGATCAGCGTAAATCAGGATAACGATAAGACAGCCAAGGAAGTCGAAACTTATCATTGCGGGCAATGCTCTGAGATGTTTGATTCGGAAATGTTGCTGGAGATACACATGCAGGCACACGAAGAGGATGTTGCAATAGCGGAATGGGAGAAGCAAACGATGAAGATCTATCAATATCAGTGTATGCTGTGTGAGGAACTTTTTGACACAGAGGCGGAACTAGCGGAGCACTTGGACGTGCACAACGGAAATGCACAAGTTTGCCAGTTATGCGACAAACCGTTCCGTACATTGGAGGATCTGCAGCAACACGTGGCAACTCATTGA
- the LOC105278480 gene encoding FK506-binding protein 59: MTVIDLSPAKDNGVLKEIIKKGVGDKTPTTGCKVKVHYTGTLLDGTKFDSSKDRNEPFKFDLGRGSVIKSWDIGVASMKKGEIAILTCAPEYAYGQSGSPPLIPPDATLKFEVELLDWYGEDLSPGKDRGIERFQIDAGKPYASPEENSLMDVHLVGRYNGQVFEERDVSFILGEGAAVGVIEGVEVALQRFYSGEKSRILIKSKYAFKEQGNPEFNIPPNANVEYEVTLKSFEKETNLWSMEAPEKIKQAKIQKEKGTNYFTSGKLDLAIKVYQKVFKYIETASDFEDDLKKERDNIALTTHLNLALCYLKTDQSLSAKEQCTKALELDPQNEKALFRRGQAYLGLASPEVAIEDFREVVKVQPKNTAASKQILICNNLIKKQLAKEKKLYANMFDKFAQEDKQKEEQKLKELPDVMHGTLGEWGQEERPGGRDATAFEKENPNILMLNANGSGEFKNM; encoded by the exons ATGACCGTGATAGATCTGTCTCCCGCGAAGGATAACGGTGTACTGAAGGAGATCATCAAGAAAGGAGTAGGAGATAAGACTCCCACGACTGGTTGCAAGGTGAAGGTGCATTATACCGGCACCCTCTTAGATGGAACAAAATTCGACTCCAGCAAAGACCGGAACGAGCCGTTCAAGTTCGATCTTGGACGTGGTAGTGTCATCAAATCATGGGACATTGGTGTGGCTAGCATGAAGAAGGGCGAGATTGCTATACTGACGTGCGCCCCTGAGTATGCTTACGGCCAGTCTGGTAGCCCACCTTTGATTCCGCCAGATGCTACATTAAAGTTTGAA GTTGAGTTGCTTGACTGGTACGGAGAGGATCTAAGTCCAGGCAAAGATAGGGGCATCGAAAGATTTCAAATCGATGCGGGAAAACCCTATGCTTCTCCAGAGGAGAACAGCCTGATGGATG TACATTTGGTCGGGAGATATAATGGACAAGTGTTTGAAGAAAGGGATGTATCATTTATCCTTGGAGAGGGAGCAGCTGTGGGAGTCATAGAAGGTGTAGAGGTAGCGCTGCAACGTTTCTACAGCGGCGAAAAATCGAGGATTCTAATCAAGAGCAAATATGCGTTTAAAGAACAAGGAAACCCTGAGTTTAATATCCCGCCGAACGCAAACGTGGAGTACGAGGTGACGCTGAAGAGCTTCGAGAAG gAAACGAACTTATGGTCGATGGAAGCGCCAGAAAAAATCAAACAAGCAAAGATACAGAAAGAAAAGGGAACGAATTATTTCACGTCTGGTAAATTAGATCTAGCGATTAAAGTATATCAGAAGGTCTTCAAATACATAGAAACCGCATCAGATTTTGAAGATGATctgaaaaaggagagagacaaTATCGCATTGACGACTCACTTAAATCTCGCTTTATGTTATCTGAAGACCGATCAGAGTCTGTCGGCAAAGGAACAATGTACCAAAGCTTTAGAGCTGGATCCTCAGAACGAGAAAGCATTGTTCAGAAGAGGACAAGCGTATCTGGGACTCGCATCGCCGGAAGTTGCTATCGAGGATTTCCGAGAGGTTGTAAAAGTACAGCCGAAGAATACGGCCGCGTCTAAGCAAATTCTAATCTGTAATAATCTTATTAAGAAGCAGTTAGCTAAAGAGAAGAAACTTTACGCGAACATGTTCGATAAGTTTGCGCAGGAAGATAAACAG AAGGAGGAGCAAAAGCTGAAGGAACTACCGGACGTGATGCACGGAACTTTAGGAGAGTGGGGACAGGAGGAGAGACCCGGCGGTAGAGATGCAACTGCTTTCGAGAAGGAAAATCCTAATATACTTATGCTCAACGCTAACGGTTCCGGCGAATTCAAAAACATGTAA
- the LOC105278477 gene encoding zinc finger Y-chromosomal protein 2 isoform X1, which translates to MVDAVPRTQEPMQNMAERCRICLVNHGCMTSMHDEHVESKLKDLTKCTCIDIKHEENLPSVVCHVCLYKLDMWSEFKERFIQFNKILLEQLEIVETSDNTTKELSKDETHLPENTKRKRTSDSRSNVSDNEKKKSKVNIPSSDMINIDKCETDYVILDTISISDDEENSMLSKDPSHVLNVPNKDKLKNAENGSANHTDGKLSSSPMRARLLPVRRGRNIERRKASTKRWVERKKALLAATGEKVSDTDSIASDDAQLSPVQKARAKTNAEKEAERQKRIAKVLKNLETNLTEKYTVIPELDTDSDARKTRLHKDSSALRQSNKNSLKQNEEKNGVERDRSSTLESSMEKENSPVTLRGKNISKEAKKSKTVDEAFVPQSLKSELVIGDTTYIVTSTLILADSPYFSKEMLNNLTKDPKSFNPDDSSQEKNTDIIDAVQLRRIHPVVSNVKNKKFIERCLNIDVEGNELAVLKRVQVELADFVEKEMKQKLFGTNDGTGKGDGRIDSADSFQKLDQKLKSIIERAIKKNIEATMLRDAADAACSQTSTKLSPTTVKSAATSPVYQPKVVVKRLDIAKEGKQYKINNAHALKKATPKSKLAGPFSAIYRKRQSVLPIRYNDYNTSALDSNSDSEDLIIRNVPKATNPRTYAAAKQADNSQNSAVKRTEAASVSVKVADKTVTPVLLSFVQDSVKEQKSEHEDTNKIEGAIAENHICGVCGLTFNSRKNVEAHVRTHKAIVLQSENATTPRQNKQKMMRCKRCHEIVEARYVKAHVCKTAMEFHKCFVCNSTFRTEKLLARHLNSHDQSEFNLTNAIGNKRQSSDADSPQKLVTSAMPQTDEDQRTETAAKSQNAFAGKNDQVQSSKFGGNAKLDGNAVQKPKETYTCFVCDKIFTDEEVLKDHLQKHCDDLSEDEQSTNKEQYQCAICGDTLESDQALEEHVGKHLFDDEDDNPNLISVNQDNDKTAKEVETYHCGQCSEMFDSEMLLEIHMQAHEEDVAIAEWEKQTMKIYQYQCMLCEELFDTEAELAEHLDVHNGNAQVCQLCDKPFRTLEDLQQHVATH; encoded by the exons ATGGTGGACGCTGTGCCAAGGACGCAAGAGCCGATGCAGAACATGGCCGAGCGCTGTAGGATCTGCTTGGTCAATCACGGCTGCATGACGAGCATGCACGACGAGCATGTGGAGAGCAAGTTGAAAGATCTGACGAAATGCACGTGTATCGAC ATCAAGCACGAGGAGAACTTGCCCAGCGTCGTGTGCCACGTCTGCTTATATAAGCTGGACATGTGGAGCGAATTCAAGGAACGGTTTATACAATTCAATAAGATCCTTTTGGAGCAACTGGAGATTGTAGAGACATCTGATAATACT acCAAGGAACTTTCGAAAGATGAGACACATTTGCCAGAAAACACGAAAAGGAAACGTACGAGTGACAGTAGGAGTAATGTCTCTGATAATGAAAAG AAGAAATCCAAGGTAAATATACCTTCCTCAGATATGATAAATATCGACAAATGTGAAACGGACTATGTTATATTGGATACCATAAGCATATCAGATGACGAGGAAAACTCAATGTTGTCCAAAGATCCCTCACACGTGCTCAATGTTCCTAATAAAGACAAACTGAAGAATGCTGAAAACGGCAGTGCTAATCACACGGACGGTAAACTGTCCTCGAGTCCAATGAGAGCCAGATTGCTGCCAGTGAGACGTGGCAGGAACATCGAGCGAAGAAAGGCATCTACGAAACGTTGGGTAGAAAGGAAGAAGGCGCTGCTGGCTGCGACGGGGGAAAAGGTGTCGGACACTGATTCCATAGCGTCCGATGATGCCCAGTTGTCGCCCGTGCAGAAGGCCCGAGCGAAGACGAACGCGGAGAAGGAAGCGGAGAGGCAAAAGAGGATCGCCAAGGTGCTGAAAAATCTCGAGACGAATCTTACGGAGAAATACACGGTGATTCCAGAGTTAGATACGGATTCCGACGCGCGCAAAACGAGATTGCACAAGGACTCGAGCGCTCTGCGACAGAGTAACAAGAACTCGTTGAAACAGAACGAGGAGAAGAACGGCGTTGAGAGAGACAGATCGAGCACCCTCGAGAGCTCGATGGAGAAGGAGAACTCACCAGTTACATTAAGGGGAAAGAACATTTCGAAGGAGGCGAAGAAATCGAAGACCGTCGACGAAGCGTTCGTGCCGCAGTCGCTGAAATCGGAGCTGGTGATCGGCGACACCACGTACATCGTAACGTCAACGTTGATACTCGCGGATTCACCGTATTTTAGTAAAGAGATGCTGAACAATCTCACGAAGGATCCCAAGAGCTTCAATCCTGATGATAGCAGTCAGGAGAAGAATACCGACATCATCGACGCGGTACAGTTGCGACGGATACATCCTGTCGTGTCCAACGTGAAAAACAAGAAATTCATCGAGAGATGCTTGAACATCGATGTGGAGGGCAATGAATTGGCGGTGCTGAAACGCGTGCAAGTCGAATTGGCCGACTTTGTCGAGAAAGAAATGAAGCAGAAGCTGTTCGGTACGAATGACGGCACTGGGAAAGGCGACGGTAGAATCGACAGCGCAGACTCTTTCCAGAAACTCGATCAGAAGTTGAAGAGCATAATAGAGAGAGCGATAAAGAAGAACATTGAGGCCACTATGTTGAGAGATGCGGCTGACGCAGCATGCAGTCAGACATCTACGAAGTTGTCACCGACAACCGTGAAGTCTGCTGCAACCTCACCCGTGTACCAGCCGAAGGTCGTAGTGAAACGCTTGGACATCGCGAAGGAGGGCAAGCAATACAAGATCAATAATGCACACGCGTTGAAGAAAGCCACGCCGAAGAGTAAACTCGCGGGACCGTTCAGTGCTATCTATCGTAAACGCCAAAGCGTACTTCCGATTCGTTACAACGACTACAACACATCCGCCTTGGATTCTAATTCTGATTCGGAGGACTTGATCATCCGAAACGTACCAAAAGCTACGAATCCGAGGACGTACGCGGCGGCGAAACAAGCGGACAACAGTCAGAACAGCGCCGTGAAGAGGACAGAAGCTGCTAGTGTGAGCGTTAAAGTCGCGGATAAAACTGTTACGCCGGTGCTCCTTTCCTTCGTGCAGGATTCAGtaaaagaacagaaatcaGAACACGAAGATACCAACAAGATAGAGGGTGCCATAGCCGAGAATCACATTTGCGGTGTGTGTGGACTGACATTTAACAGTCGCAAGAACGTGGAGGCGCACGTTCGCACGCACAAAGCGATCGTGCTACAGAGCGAGAATGCTACGACGCCACGGCAGAACAAGCAGAAAATGATGCGCTGCAAAAGATGCCACGAGATAGTTGAGGCACGTTACGTGAAGGCGCACGTATGCAAGACGGCGATGGAGTTCCACAAGTGTTTCGTGTGCAACTCTACGTTCCGTACTGAGAAGCTTCTCGCGCGTCACTTGAACAGCCACGATCAGTCGGAATTTAATCTTACGAATGCGATCGGCAACAAGAGGCAGTCGTCCGACGCCGACAGTCCGCAGAAGCTGGTCACATCCGCGATGCCGCAGACAGATGAGGATCAAAGAACTGAAACTGCGGCGAAATCGCAGAATGCCTTCGCCGGGAAGAACGACCAGGTTCAGTCGAGCAAATTCGGCGGGAACGCGAAGCTCGATGGCAACGCTGTGCAGAAGCCCAAAGAAACGTACACTTGTTTCGTGTGCGACAAGATCTTCACAGACGAGGAGGTGCTGAAAGATCACTTGCAGAAGCATTGCGACGACCTGAGCGAAGATGAGCAGAGCACCAACAAGGAGCAGTACCAATGTGCCATTTGCGGTGATACGTTGGAGTCGGATCAAGCGTTGGAGGAGCACGTCGGCAAGCACTTGTTCGATGACGAGGATGATAATCCTAATCTGATCAGCGTAAATCAGGATAACGATAAGACAGCCAAGGAAGTCGAAACTTATCATTGCGGGCAATGCTCTGAGATGTTTGATTCGGAAATGTTGCTGGAGATACACATGCAGGCACACGAAGAGGATGTTGCAATAGCGGAATGGGAGAAGCAAACGATGAAGATCTATCAATATCAGTGTATGCTGTGTGAGGAACTTTTTGACACAGAGGCGGAACTAGCGGAGCACTTGGACGTGCACAACGGAAATGCACAAGTTTGCCAGTTATGCGACAAACCGTTCCGTACATTGGAGGATCTGCAGCAACACGTGGCAACTCATTGA